AGAGCAGCACCGCGGTGGCTACTCCAATCGGCGGTGTGAAAGACGAGGTGCTCACACAGGATGTGGAATCCCAAAAAATTCATGAGAATGCTTTTGGACCTGCTAAGCAAAGAACAGGCTGGGAGATTAAAGCATCTGCATTGTCCCTCAATACACATAATCGCATTCGTAATATAGTCGAAGCTATGCAGATTAAGCCGAATCCCAATAAGGCCATGATACCGCTGTCCATAGGTGAGTATTCAAAAAATTacttatttattgaatttgtttaCGTTATACAACTGCAAGCGGATGAGTTTATgttaacataaatatgtaaaaataattgaaatgtaAATTCCCATATACCTTTACTTGTATGGATATTTCAGTtgccatattttttaaatgtcgGTAAATCCACGCTCGCCTAGCTGGCTGGTTTCTTTTGGTATTTTCAGACCATTCTCCAATCCCTCCTGACGCAAGTCTTTCGAGTTCATTTTAATAAGTAGTATTTCCCTGTTTTTATGCTGAGTGGTAAAATATTGAAACTTGTTTAATTAACTACGCTACcatattttataccctgaacccattgaaaacgtctttaaagggtataatgattttaaataaatgtatgtaacaagcagaCGGAAGCATCTGCGAACTCATATATATCTTCAGCATCAATAACCGAagcgatctagccatgtcgaTCTATTCAttcgtatgtataaacgcgtcgatctcagaatctataagagctagactcTTAAAATTTTTACGTAGGTCTTTTCAATGCCCGCACAGTACGAGCTTGTTCGGATAATCTATGACTCAATCCGTTTCTAATTAATAGAATTCGATATCGAAAtgctgttttttgagcaaacttCTTAGGTTTTATGAGCTGGTCAAAAAACTTGAATTGAAGCTTTTATAATAGTATGTACCGATCAAATATCTTTTATTTCAAACCTATAGCCAATATAGCTGAGCATGCGAGGGTGGCAAGAAATTCGGTTAGCTGAAAGTAGTTGTGATTTCGCCTCCGGAAGGGGGAaccaaattttttatttatgctaaGGCAAAGGAGAGCGTACCGCGAGTTGCATGTGGTATTGAtagaagaaggttcagggtatctcctagtcgggtaCTCCCGAATAGAGCACTCTTGTTTTTTCCTTACTTATTAGTCAATTTTTGCAAtattcatatgcatatgtatgtgaacTTATACTATAAAACGTTTCCAGTGCCCATAAGCATATGCTTGTGTATTCATTAAGCAAAAGACATATTTACACTTccatacgcattcaaaaaaaaCATGAAGCTATTAATTATTGGAATTTTTAGGAAAAAATCagattcaaatgcatttttaagaTACCTACATATTGCGTGattcttattaatttatttcatattcCTAGGTGGGGTGAACGTTAgaagtgtgtatgtgtaaagTCACAATACAAGGTGTGGACGGTTGTTacgtattattattttttctatcATCGAGCGCGCGCGTTTTCgatgcatttgcataaaatgtaGTTTCACCTGTTTTGAGAATCAAGAAGCAAGATCAATAATCGAATTTGTTTAGTGTCAATAATGGAGGGCTATCACAGTCGTCTAACGTTCCAACTTGGCCCATATGGGATTCAAGAATTGGAGGAGACATGCAAAAACGATTATAACGTGATTTAGAAATTTCTAAAAGTGATGCTCGTACTTAGTTAACAATTGTTTCTTGACCTTCGAGCGTTCTTcgaaaaattgttataaactTTGGCCTCATTACAGGCGATCCCACAACATTTGGTAATCTGAAAGCCGCCGATGAAACTATGAAGGCCGTGTTACGGTCGTTGGAGAGTGGAAAGTTTAACGGCTATGCCCATACTCAGGGCCATGAAACCTCGCGACAGGCGGTGGCCAAGTATAGTGCACATCAACGCCCTGAGGGGGTGATCGACCCAAGTGATGTATTGCTCTGCAGCGGCTGTTCCTCAGCACTAGAGTATTGCATATTGGCGCTAGCCGATCGTGGTCAAAACGTACTGGTGCCGCGGCCCGGCTTTTGTTTATACCATACACTTGCTGAAGGCTTGGACATTGAGGTGCGCTATTATGAATTGCTGCCAGAACAAAAATGGCGTGCCGATCTCGTCCAACTGGAGAGTCTTATTGATAAAAATACAGCTGCGTTGCTAATAAACAATCCAAGCAATCCATGTGGTAGCGTCTATGACGAAGCACATCTGCAGCAACTCGTGGCCATTTGCGAACGCCATTATATCCCAATAATTGCCGATGAGGTTCGTGAGAATTAATCTGTGCCCTGTTCCGATGAATTGAATCTGGCATGATATTGAtgcgggttttttttttttttttagatctATGAGCACTTTGTGTTTCCAGGTTCGCGCCACGTGGCGGTTAGCAGTGTGACGCGCGAAGTGCCAGTCTTGTCCTGTGGTGGGCTTACCAAGCGTTTTCTTGTGCCCGGCTGGCGTATGGGGTGGATTATTGTGCACGATCAACATCAGCGTCTAGGAACAGCAGTGACGGGTCTCAAGAACATGTGTGGACGCATCCTTGGCTCGAATACGATCATTCAGGGCGCACTGCCTGACATACTAACCAAGACTCCGCAGTGCTACTTTGATAGAGTGATCGAGACGCTCTACGTGAGTGCAAAACAAGTTTGACATGAAAAATGTCGCTAATTTTTAGTACAAATCCCCGTAGTCCAATGCTCAACTCGCTTACAAAATGCTAAAACAGGTGCGTGGCCTTAACCCTGTTATGCCCAACGGAGCCATGTACATGATGATTGGGCTTTCTAAAGAGCATTTTTCGGCTTTTAAAGACGACACACACTTTGTGCAGGAGTTGGTTAACGAACAGAGTGTATTCTGTCTACCCGGTAGTTGTTTTGCTTATCCGGGATATTTACGCATTGTTTTGACAGTACCAAGTGCTATGCTCGAGGAAGCCTGCGTCCGCATCGCCGAGTTTTGTTATACGCACTATAAGAAAGATAACCGGGCACTGATAGAGGACAGATTACTAGAGGATTGAAGCATGCATTATTAAGTGGAAATTGCATCAGGCaacatgtatatttattaaatagtCTAGGTTAAAGTTGCTTGCATggtatacatgcatatacatatataataataatataatataataattttatctTAAAGAATGTGTAAAATCGTAATGCACCGTAGGatgtatatacataagcaTGAGATTAAGAATCAGTTGTAAGAAAAGCGACACAAACATAcgtatataagtatgtatgtaaatacatatggATTTGAATTTGGAATATAAAGTAAACTTTTCTTTCAGataatatgcatacatacatatgtgtacattcatatgtatgtatgtatgtacttacaTCTACTGCTAGAGTTTTAATATGGAATTAATGTTTGTAATATAATCTAGTACGCTGAACTGAGCCTATTGACAATGGATAAAAAGTGTATAATGgtattgtgcaaatgtatgtatgtatgtaacagacagaaggaagcatctcggAACCCATTATATTATTCTTAATAGACAAGTCGATCCAGTCATGTCCGTCGATTTTAAAGCTTACATAGTATATGAGCTAAAAAAATTTGAACGTGGGTCCTAGTGCCCGTGCAGTACgagtttgtttttaataatcaACAGCTTGCCCCGTACCAAGCAATCTATGGATCAAGGTCTTAAGAGCTAAGGTCAAGTAAATGTGgtatgtagcttctagaatagtacatacagtatgtcaataaagtgttttgactaacgaaaaaaaactaattttttgggtttagttgaaaataaatgtacctaaaagtgagaattttttttcaattctaatttatttcgattctatatttttcctagaacttaatggcaaaaagaattgttaaataacattacccaaacattttataaaattaaaaaactaaaaacattcaaattttatgctgtcaataaagtgtttttacacgaaactttattactaaataacaatgttaaaaaaacaggaatatttttttttaatactttgtgtggctgccattagcgtcacatacagcctgcaatcgccgtttcattgaaacaataaggttttgtatgtatgtttctggaatcttctgccattcttccagtacagcagcttttaaatcagtttttgattttggactccgctttgcgactttttttttcaaatatgaccacacattttctattggattcatatctggactttgtggtggagtgtctaacacctttccacagttgtacaacagccaaactcttaccatatgagctttatgcttcgggtcattgtcctggtaaaatttaaaaattggcttattgtcctcatagaatccaaatttctgtgcactactgacgagatgtgtctgtaaaatgctcagatattgtctagcatccatggtattctcaatgaaggtcaaatctcctacacccttgctcgaaatacacccccacaccatcactgatagttttccgaatttaacggttggaataatattgcggttttccaacgctgttagtggctttctccagactctggatggcccatcgttgtagaatagcatcatcttgctttcgtcacagaatatgacgttactccaaaaatcgttcgaactatttacatggacttgagcgaacgatagccgcttcaaaatattcgccgccgatagtagaggttttttcctggcaactcgtgatgtgtagtcattggaattcagtaattttcggacagtttcatgtgacacatcaacaccactttcttccttgaactcctgagcaatatccctaagcgaaatttgtggatttttctcaatttttctcagaatttttcgcttatctctgtcagaaattttgcagggtcgaccacatactggctttgcctctagcctatcttccttattggctctgtttaatatgttgtatatcgttgcttttgataaattaaacatatcagccagttccgagacttgacgtcccatctgatggttataatacaccagctgagcgacttcaaaagttgttctttttcctggcattttatttttcataaaattaaagcaaaacgttataaattgcaatagaaaatgacaagaaaagtcgaagacacaagagaagccaaaacgcatgggcccaaatctaacgggatcacccaaaagagaacggcaaaacaatttaccgtagctgtaaaaacactttattgacagcataaaatgtgaatgtttttagttttttaattttataaaatgtttgggtaatgttatttaacaattctttttgccattaagttctaggagaaatatagaatcgaaataaattataattgaaaaaaaattctcacttttaggtacatttattttcaactaaacccaaaaaattagtttttttttgttagtaaaaacactttattgacatactgtatatgcagatcaaatatattcaattttaaagctatcaCTCTTTCCTCCGCCCTATGGccagcaataaaataaataaataaatcgaaaCTAGCCACCACTTAAAATCACAATGCTATTGTCTTTTTTAGAATATACgaataacaaataacaactTAGTAAAGAAAATGTGTGGTTATATTGTCAAGCCACGTGACTGCAAGAGCAAAACGTAAGAATATGTATCTGTATGCAtttgcacacatgcacacacagtagctcttatacatacatacatatgtatgtatctctGTATTTACGAACACGTGTAGTACAAACATAAGCACAATTGCACATAAACAGGTTACCTTGCATTGGTACAGTTCAGATAATTGTACACTATGTATGAATgttagtatatatttatgtacatatgtatgtatgtacatctATACTAATCGTATGTGTATACGAGAGatacaaaacatatttaacGATGTAcccatatatgcatatgcatgttattgaataataaaattattttacaaaaacaTGCGTCAATGCATTTGGCTAATGATCCATCTACATATGATGGGGATGCATTTTCTTTTCCATTTGAATTTCAACGCGAGCCTCATCAATTCCAGCGACCGTTGGAAGTCCCCCTGGCCAATGTAATAACTCCGGTTCATGCTCCATAATTATATTCGCTTCGgctgtaaatataaataaacaaatggaAATCTTAAGATTGGCGTGGACATAAACTATCTCATAATGGCAGCGAATTTACCCTGTATCCGATGCAACTTGCTCCCATAGGCCCAGTCAGCGTAATATCCCATTACAAAGGTAAGTGGTAATAGAGGCGCCAGTGCTGAGGCACGCTTGACTCGCTGGTAGTAGCTAGCGCAGCCATAAAAAGCGCTTAGATAGAAGCCGCTCAGCCAGTAAAAGAGTTCCCGATGCTGAGCAATGGCCAACGCCTTTTCCCGTTGCTTGATTTGGTAGTGCATCTGAATCCAGCGTTCCATCTGCATTCAGTTCGTTAATTTATCTCCCCTTGAGCAATACAGGCTATATAAGGAACTTGCCTTCAACTCCTGGCACTTGCGATACGCCGGATCATCATGCTCGGGATACCCAAGGGTTGGGGATTTATTATGCAAGGCCGTTGCGCCCATGTTATGCTTATGATGCCTGAAAACTTATGCTCCCTTATTTGGAGTTGCTGGTGTCCGTCTAATATTGTTGTCATCGACCCGTTGCTGTAGATATCAATGCGCAGGCGCTAGCCAGAGCACATAATTTGTATCGTTTGTATGGTAGGATGGTTACTCCCCGTCAGTTGGTTTACTAAGACACTGCTCTTATAAGTTCGCGTTCATATACATCTTTGAATTACCCGTTTACTGTTTAGTGGAAAAAGCATTTTTCTACTTTTTAAATGTATTCGCTTAGTTGTACAAATTTTAGTTAAAGCTATTGTTGTGCATGCAAGTGTATATGTGCAATTTCTAACGATTAAATAATTTGGGTCTTTTTGCGCTTCTAAgggtagtttttttttttttttgtttaaatgaGCATATACTCTACCAAAAACTAAAGTATGTAAGATGCGTTATGATATATGCTTACGTGCAATTCAagtataagaaatatattttataccaATTCTCACGTGGA
This window of the Drosophila virilis strain 15010-1051.87 chromosome X, Dvir_AGI_RSII-ME, whole genome shotgun sequence genome carries:
- the LOC6631299 gene encoding plasminogen receptor (KT); its protein translation is MGATALHNKSPTLGYPEHDDPAYRKCQELKMERWIQMHYQIKQREKALAIAQHRELFYWLSGFYLSAFYGCASYYQRVKRASALAPLLPLTFVMGYYADWAYGSKLHRIQAEANIIMEHEPELLHWPGGLPTVAGIDEARVEIQMEKKMHPHHM
- the Tat gene encoding tyrosine aminotransferase, giving the protein MPGSAAKKGYKFQSSTAVATPIGGVKDEVLTQDVESQKIHENAFGPAKQRTGWEIKASALSLNTHNRIRNIVEAMQIKPNPNKAMIPLSIGDPTTFGNLKAADETMKAVLRSLESGKFNGYAHTQGHETSRQAVAKYSAHQRPEGVIDPSDVLLCSGCSSALEYCILALADRGQNVLVPRPGFCLYHTLAEGLDIEVRYYELLPEQKWRADLVQLESLIDKNTAALLINNPSNPCGSVYDEAHLQQLVAICERHYIPIIADEIYEHFVFPGSRHVAVSSVTREVPVLSCGGLTKRFLVPGWRMGWIIVHDQHQRLGTAVTGLKNMCGRILGSNTIIQGALPDILTKTPQCYFDRVIETLYSNAQLAYKMLKQVRGLNPVMPNGAMYMMIGLSKEHFSAFKDDTHFVQELVNEQSVFCLPGSCFAYPGYLRIVLTVPSAMLEEACVRIAEFCYTHYKKDNRALIEDRLLED